A genomic segment from Nicotiana sylvestris chromosome 1, ASM39365v2, whole genome shotgun sequence encodes:
- the LOC138876900 gene encoding uncharacterized protein — MSSQMTLPTVPIADESSISGIPTSELAVAEENRASGISNIPINYPNTPLGYPTISANFVGTPSEARPQVLASGATSNIFTAPPCSATTQPTLPRPSFDPSYFTFQTPSFPLEPIQFPTYTYSQPPWYEFTTGQEKSTKTPEQEEIAKKMRSMKQSLKSIQGLSRQKSVSYADLCIFPYVHLPLGFKTPKFEKYDGHGDPIAYLKRYCNQLRGAGGKEELLMAYFGESLVGITSEWYMDQDISRWHIWDDLTRDFVRQFQYNIDIAPDRNSLTNLKKKSSKSFREQNLVSPAYRAGTRCTYHSGVEGHDTNDCWTLKRAVENLIEQRKIVLRDEDIPNVTNNPLSAHNNESVIGMICEDKEFDPTLKAIITIADVEKKPKAAAKKDKGEKNKSTPPKLEKKVEVEIGAMPPKDVVLYVPRGRKEKQMDLSPPRRFELNKTTQMYVPKGAYVMRGPINLLRLSEPVVFGRVPQKPMTDPTIVPWNYNKSVMTYKGREISGEVQENNPAEKYFNLEEVNNATRKRFLSKKPVSPEEAEAFFQQMEMADYEVIDQLRKFPAQVSLLSLFMNSTEHQKVLIKTLNEVYVPVETSVE; from the exons ATGTCTTCACAAATGACTCTACCAACAGTTCCTATTGCAGATGAGAGTTCGATCTCGGGCATCCCAACTTCAGAATTGGCAGTTGCCGAGGAAAACAG ggcaagtgggatttccaacatccccataaactatccaaataccccactaggaTACCCTACTATTTCTGCCAACTTtgtgggaacaccttctgaggctcgcccccaggtgttagcttcagGTGCAACTTCGAATATCTTCACTGCTCCGCCTTGCTCGGCTACGACACAGCCTACATTGCCCAGGCCCAGCTTTGACCCATCATACTTCACCTTCCAAACACCATCTTTTCCACTGGAACCTATACAGTTTCCCACCTATACTTACTCCCAACCACCCTGGTATGAGTTTACCACAGGGCAAGAGAAATCCACCAAAAcccctgagcaagaagagattgcgaagaagatgaggagtatgAAACAAAGTCTCAAAAGCATACAGGGCTTGAGTagacagaaaagtgtatcctatgccgactTGTGTATATTCCCTTATGTGCATCtgccattgggattcaaaaccccaaaatttgagaagtatgatggacatggtgatcctattgcttatctcaagagatattgcaaccAGCTACGAGGAGCCGGTGGGAAGGAAGAActcctcatggcctatttcggagaaagtctggtcGGCATcacatctgagtggtacatggaccaagataTATCCCGCTGGCACATTTGGGATGACCTGACTAGAGATTTCGTcaggcagttccagtacaacattgatattgcaccagataggaactcattgacaaacttgaagaagaaatcctcgaaaagcttccgaga GCAAAACCTAGTATCACCCGCTTACAGAGCCGGTACCCGATGCACCTATCactcaggggtagaagggcatgACACGAATGACTGTTGGACTCTAAAGAGAGCCGTAGAAAATttgatagaacaaaggaagatagtgctaagggatgaagatattcccaatGTGACTAACAACCCACTGTCGGCCCACAACAACGAGTCGgtaatcggaatgatttgtgaggacaaggaaTTTGACCCAACTTTGAAGGCCATCATTACCATCGCTGAtgtagaaaagaaaccaaaagctgcCGCGAAAAAAGACAAAGGGGAGAAAAACAAAAGCACCCCTCCAAAGTTAGAAAAGAAAGTTGAAGTGGAAATTGGGGCAATGCCCcccaaagatgttgttctctatgTCCCTCGAGGCCGCAAAGAAAAGCAGATGGATTTGAGTCCTCCCAGGAGATTTGAACTGAATAAGACAAcccaaatgtatgtgcccaaaggAGCTTATGTGATGCGGGGGCCAATTAATCTACTAAGGCTGAGTGAGCCCGTGGTTTTTGGCCGCGTACCACAAAAGCCCATGACGGATCCTACCATTGtgccctggaactacaacaaatcAGTGATGACTTACAAAGGCAGAGAAATCTCgggagaagttcaagaaaataacccaGCAGAAAAGTATTTCAATCtggaagaggtgaacaatgcCACTAGAAAGCGCTTCCTATCTAAGAAGCCCGTAAGTCCCGAAGAAGCAGAGGCCTTCTTTCAACAGATGGAAATGGCGGATTATGAGGTGATCGACCAGCTTCGAAAATTTCCCGCACAAGTCTCCTTGTTATCTTTGTTTATGAATTCCACCGAACATCaaaaggtattgatcaagacccttaacgaagtatatgtgcctgttgagacttctgtagagtag